The stretch of DNA GGAGGAAGAAGACATGAAGCAGTACATCGCAGACGCCCAGACAGGCGAGATCATCAAGGAGCTTGACGACGCCACCCCGAAGAACCGCTTTCTTGCCCCAGGCGAGCAGCCCCCGCCCTGGTCGGAACCAGGACAGCCGAGCCGACCCGCCGCACCCACCGAGGAAGACTTCCCAGCCGAAGAAGCCACGGCAGAGATGAACACCCCCGCTGGAATGGCCATGGTCAGGATCGACCCGGGGGCCGATGCTGTCATCATCGCCCTCGGAACTGAGATCCTGCGGATCAACCGCTACGCCCAGATCACCCAGGTTACCGACCAGGACACCGCCCGGGCAGCCACCAACGACCTCGGAATGGTAGCCAACCTGAAGAAAGCCATCGAGGAGAAGCGGAGGAACTACAAGGCGCCCCTTCTCGAATACGCCAGGAGGATAGACGCCGCCTTCACGTTTATCACATCGCCGCTGGAGGCAGCTGACAAGACCCTCCGGCAGAAGCTGATCGACTACAACCAGAAGATCGAGGCCGAGAGGCAGCGGATCATTGACATCAACCGCCTGAAGGAACAGGCCGCCTTCCTCGAAGCAGAGGCAGCCCGGGACATGGGCCAGGAGGCACCACCACAGCCGAAGCTCGAACGCATCCCCGAGATAGCCCCCGAACACTTCCGGGCCGACATCGGCGCGGTGGGGATCACCACCACCATTGACAGAGAGAAGGTGGATCAGGCCGTAGCCAAAGGGTGCAAGGATATCCCCGGGATATATATCTGGTTTGAGCCCAAGTGGAAGGTTCTCAACCTGAAGATGGTGCCCGAGGAATACAAGAGGAAGAACACCCGCCTGACCACGAAGAAAGGAGAGGACAACTAATGCCACACCGCAAGAAAACGCTCAGACGCCTACCGACCACCGCCCGGAAGATAGCCCGACTCTGCGACGACCTCCACTCTGTCGAAGCCAGGCTAAAGAACCTTATCCCCACTATCGTCGATCTGGAGATGTGGGAGAGGGCCGAGAAAAGAAGCTCCGCAGCCGATCCTTCCGCGGAAGGACTGAAGCTGGAGAGAACGCCAGGGCTGGCAGACTTCACCGAGGAGGAGGGGACTTAGCGCCCCTCCCCAAAATCGATTCGTTTTGGCATTCGTTTCACGCTCCAGGAACCACTCCCCAAGCACGATTCGTTTCCCTAGAAAACATTGCCCGCCGCCATCCGTCCCGCAGAAGCGGCACATAGCCATTGTCCAGCAGGTGGGCCTCAATAACGGTTTCAAAGGCTTTTTCATTCGTCCGCCTCATTGTTGCGGCCCCAGGACAAAACGCGCCCGCTCATGCCTTAGCATCTCGAACGCCGTCATACACTTGATCTCAAGGCCAATACAGGCGTTTGGGATTTTGATCTTCTTCGTTGAGACGGATGCAATCTCGTGGGTGACGACGGTAAGTCCATGGGCCAGCGCGTGGGCCACGAGGTAATAGTCAGCCACTTGCAGGAATGTGCTCACGGCGGCAGCCTCGTAGCGTTGACCCGTCGCCCAAGTGCTGACCGAGCCGAGAGCTGGAACCATCGCTGTATCCGGCTTTAGGAAGAAGTCAGGCCCGCGCTGCGCGGCCCAAGCTGCGAGCTCATCGCCGCCGGCCTCGATCTCGTCGCCGACCTTCTCTATGCTGAAAACCCGCTTCGCCGCATTGCTCGCGATGAGCCAATCCCAGAACGCCGGACAGAAGTCGAGGCCATAGTAGAGGTTCTTC from Chloroflexota bacterium encodes:
- a CDS encoding DUF4411 family protein, which codes for MAYLLDANVFMQAKNLYYGLDFCPAFWDWLIASNAAKRVFSIEKVGDEIEAGGDELAAWAAQRGPDFFLKPDTAMVPALGSVSTWATGQRYEAAAVSTFLQVADYYLVAHALAHGLTVVTHEIASVSTKKIKIPNACIGLEIKCMTAFEMLRHERARFVLGPQQ